Proteins found in one Brachyspira murdochii DSM 12563 genomic segment:
- a CDS encoding NAD(P)/FAD-dependent oxidoreductase yields the protein MQSYDVVIIGGGPAGLAAAVSAKENGIDNLLMLERDEVLGGILNQCIHNGFGLHRFGEELTGPEYAYRFIEKVYDLNINYKLNTMVLDIVLNDSKEKIITYINKEEGLVQISSKAVILAMGCRERSRGALNIPGFRPAGIFSAGAAQHLVNIEGYMPGKEVVILGSGDIGLIMARRMTFEGAKVKVVAEILPFSGGLKRNIVQCLDDFNIPLKLSHTVIDIKGKDRLEGVTIAKVDENMKPIKGTEEYYSCDTLLLSVGLIPENELSKEIGVEINPITSGAIVNESLETNIDGVFSCGNVLHVHDLVDFVSEEAETAGKSAAEYVLKNKRRDNTNSISLKGSNGVRYTVPSMINAHNVDDHVMVRFRVSAIFQNKFLNVYFDGERVIHKKHLIFAPGEMESVKLDKAMLSKEGLKNIEFKIEDN from the coding sequence ATGCAGTCTTATGATGTTGTTATTATAGGCGGAGGTCCTGCTGGGCTTGCTGCTGCTGTTTCTGCTAAAGAAAACGGCATAGATAATTTGCTTATGTTGGAACGCGATGAGGTGCTTGGAGGCATACTCAATCAATGCATACATAATGGTTTTGGGCTTCATAGATTCGGTGAAGAGCTTACTGGTCCTGAATATGCTTACAGATTTATAGAAAAAGTTTATGATTTAAATATTAATTATAAACTCAATACTATGGTGCTTGATATTGTGCTTAATGATAGTAAAGAAAAAATAATTACTTATATCAATAAAGAAGAAGGCTTGGTGCAGATTAGCTCTAAAGCTGTGATACTTGCTATGGGCTGCCGTGAGCGTTCAAGAGGGGCTTTGAATATACCGGGTTTCAGACCTGCCGGGATATTTTCTGCAGGTGCTGCTCAGCATTTAGTAAATATAGAAGGATATATGCCGGGCAAGGAAGTTGTTATACTTGGCTCTGGAGATATTGGACTTATTATGGCTAGGAGAATGACTTTTGAGGGAGCTAAAGTTAAGGTTGTTGCCGAGATACTTCCATTTTCCGGAGGGCTTAAAAGAAATATAGTTCAGTGTTTGGACGATTTTAATATACCTCTTAAATTAAGTCATACAGTTATCGACATAAAAGGTAAAGACAGACTTGAAGGCGTTACAATAGCTAAAGTTGATGAGAATATGAAGCCTATTAAAGGCACTGAAGAATATTATTCATGCGATACTTTGCTTTTATCTGTTGGGCTTATACCAGAAAATGAGCTTTCAAAAGAGATTGGCGTTGAGATTAACCCTATAACCTCTGGTGCTATAGTTAATGAAAGTTTGGAGACTAATATTGACGGAGTATTCTCTTGCGGTAATGTTCTTCATGTTCATGACTTGGTAGATTTTGTTTCTGAAGAGGCTGAAACTGCCGGAAAAAGTGCTGCTGAGTATGTACTTAAAAACAAAAGAAGAGATAATACAAACTCTATTTCATTAAAAGGCTCTAATGGTGTGAGATATACTGTGCCTTCTATGATTAATGCTCACAATGTAGATGATCATGTGATGGTAAGGTTTAGAGTAAGTGCTATATTTCAAAACAAATTCTTAAATGTATATTTTGACGGCGAGAGAGTGATACATAAAAAGCATTTGATATTTGCTCCCGGTGAAATGGAGAGTGTAAAATTAGATAAGGCTATGCTTTCAAAAGAAGGTCTTAAAAATATTGAGTTTAAGATAGAAGATAATTAA
- a CDS encoding NAD(P)/FAD-dependent oxidoreductase — MYDILIIGAGVSGTSSARELSRYKASICVVERGEDVCSGTSKSNSGIVHAGFDAANGSLMAKLNVLGNKMMPKIAEDLDVPFKQNGSLVVCTNEEDMPNLKTIYDRGIKNGVEGLQILNKEEVHKKEPNLNDNVCGALYAPTGGIVDPFILNIAYAENAYANGVEFKFYTEVINIKKLDDGTFEAETNNGPIKAKYIVNAAGVYADKFHNMMSKNKIHITPRRGDYILLDKEVDNLVTSTIFALPTKLGKGILVTPTAHGNIMLGPTAIDIEDKEGLNTTAEGLAQIIEKSKLTVKNIPYNKVITSFCGLRPHEDNHEFIIKELEDCEGFFDCAGIESPGLVSSPAIGVMVADIVSKKGNFEKKENFIEKRKGITHFNKLSNEEKNKLIKENPLYGHIICRCEKVTEGEIVEAIKSPIGAKSIDGVKRRVRAGLGRCQGGFCSPKIIEILARELNVSPLTITKCGKGSEIVIGYDKETF, encoded by the coding sequence ATGTATGATATATTAATTATTGGTGCTGGTGTGTCTGGTACTTCTTCAGCACGCGAACTTTCTAGGTATAAAGCTAGTATATGCGTTGTAGAAAGAGGAGAAGATGTTTGCTCAGGCACTTCAAAATCCAACAGCGGAATAGTGCATGCAGGGTTTGATGCGGCAAATGGTTCACTTATGGCAAAGTTAAATGTTCTTGGCAATAAGATGATGCCGAAAATAGCAGAAGACCTTGATGTGCCTTTTAAACAGAATGGTTCACTTGTAGTATGTACTAATGAAGAGGACATGCCTAATCTTAAAACTATATATGACAGAGGAATAAAAAACGGAGTTGAAGGACTTCAAATATTAAATAAAGAAGAAGTTCATAAAAAAGAGCCTAATCTAAACGATAATGTATGCGGTGCTTTGTATGCTCCTACTGGCGGTATAGTAGATCCATTCATTTTAAATATTGCTTATGCTGAAAATGCTTATGCTAATGGAGTTGAATTTAAATTTTATACTGAAGTTATAAATATCAAAAAACTTGATGACGGTACTTTTGAAGCAGAAACTAATAACGGACCTATAAAAGCTAAATATATTGTTAATGCAGCTGGAGTTTATGCTGATAAGTTTCATAATATGATGAGCAAAAACAAAATACATATTACTCCAAGAAGAGGCGACTATATATTGCTTGACAAAGAAGTTGATAATTTAGTAACTTCTACAATATTTGCTCTTCCTACAAAATTGGGTAAAGGTATATTAGTTACGCCCACAGCTCATGGCAATATAATGCTTGGACCCACAGCTATTGATATAGAAGATAAAGAGGGCTTAAATACCACAGCTGAAGGACTTGCTCAGATTATAGAAAAGTCAAAACTCACAGTAAAAAATATACCGTATAATAAGGTTATAACTTCATTCTGCGGGCTTCGTCCTCATGAAGATAATCATGAGTTTATCATAAAAGAGCTTGAAGACTGCGAAGGATTTTTCGACTGTGCTGGTATAGAATCCCCTGGTCTTGTTTCTTCTCCTGCTATTGGTGTAATGGTTGCCGATATTGTAAGCAAGAAAGGAAACTTCGAGAAAAAAGAAAACTTTATAGAAAAAAGAAAGGGAATAACTCATTTTAATAAACTTTCTAATGAAGAGAAAAATAAACTCATAAAAGAAAATCCTTTATACGGACATATAATCTGCAGATGTGAAAAGGTAACTGAGGGTGAGATTGTAGAAGCTATAAAAAGTCCTATAGGAGCTAAATCTATTGACGGAGTAAAAAGAAGAGTGCGTGCCGGGCTTGGAAGATGTCAGGGCGGTTTTTGTTCTCCTAAGATAATAGAGATATTAGCGAGAGAACTTAATGTTTCTCCTCTAACTATTACTAAATGCGGCAAAGGCTCTGAAATAGTTATTGGTTATGATAAGGAAACTTTTTGA
- the glpK gene encoding glycerol kinase GlpK — MSKYVVAIDQGTTSSRAIVFDYDQNMVSVAQKEFTQIYPHEGWVEHNAAEIWATQFGVLQEAIQIAGVKPEEIAAIGITNQRETTVVWDKNTGEPIYNAIVWQCRRTAPICDELKKKGLDTYIRENTGLVVDAYFSGTKIKWILDNVPGAREKANKGDLLFGTIDTWLVWKLTGGKVHVTDYTNASRTMIYNIKELKWDENILRELDIPMSMLPEVKDSSCVYGYANINGKEVPISGIAGDQQSALFGQAGFNKGDTKNTYGTGSFILMNVGENFILSKNGLITTIGIGYNGKIEYALEGSVFIAGAVIQWVRDELRLLHDAKDTEYFATKVKDTNGVYLVPAFVGLGAPYWDMYARGCLVGITRGVNRSHIIRAAEEAIAYQSKDVIDAMVADSGVKLASLKVDGGACRDNFLMQFQADIINTKVLRPQITETTALGAAYLAGLAVGFWKDKDEIANRWKLEREFTPSISEEERNKKYMGWKKAVERSRGWAL; from the coding sequence ATGTCAAAATATGTAGTTGCAATAGATCAAGGAACAACCAGCAGCAGAGCTATAGTATTTGATTATGATCAGAATATGGTTTCAGTGGCTCAAAAGGAGTTTACACAGATTTATCCTCATGAAGGCTGGGTTGAACATAATGCTGCAGAAATTTGGGCTACTCAGTTCGGAGTTTTGCAGGAAGCTATACAGATAGCAGGAGTTAAGCCTGAAGAGATAGCTGCTATTGGTATTACAAATCAAAGAGAAACTACTGTTGTATGGGATAAAAATACTGGAGAGCCTATTTATAATGCAATAGTGTGGCAATGTAGGAGAACTGCTCCTATTTGTGATGAATTAAAGAAAAAAGGACTTGATACATATATAAGAGAAAATACTGGTTTGGTAGTTGATGCTTATTTCTCTGGTACTAAAATAAAATGGATACTTGATAATGTTCCGGGGGCTAGAGAAAAAGCCAATAAAGGCGATTTACTTTTCGGTACAATAGATACTTGGCTTGTATGGAAACTTACAGGAGGTAAAGTTCATGTTACTGACTATACTAATGCATCAAGGACTATGATTTATAATATTAAAGAACTTAAATGGGACGAAAACATTTTAAGAGAATTAGACATACCTATGAGTATGCTTCCAGAGGTAAAAGATTCTTCATGTGTTTACGGATACGCTAATATTAATGGTAAAGAAGTACCTATATCTGGAATAGCAGGAGACCAGCAGTCTGCATTATTCGGTCAGGCTGGATTTAATAAGGGCGATACAAAAAATACTTATGGTACTGGAAGTTTCATTCTTATGAATGTTGGAGAGAATTTTATATTAAGTAAGAACGGACTTATTACTACTATAGGAATAGGATATAACGGAAAAATAGAATATGCTTTGGAAGGTTCTGTATTTATAGCTGGTGCTGTTATACAGTGGGTACGTGATGAATTAAGACTTCTTCATGATGCAAAAGATACAGAATATTTCGCTACAAAAGTAAAAGATACTAACGGAGTTTATTTAGTGCCTGCCTTTGTTGGGCTTGGTGCTCCTTATTGGGATATGTATGCTAGAGGCTGTTTAGTAGGTATTACAAGAGGAGTTAATAGAAGTCATATAATAAGAGCAGCAGAAGAGGCTATAGCTTATCAAAGTAAAGATGTTATTGATGCTATGGTTGCAGACAGCGGTGTTAAATTAGCTTCATTAAAAGTAGACGGAGGAGCCTGCCGTGATAATTTCTTAATGCAGTTCCAAGCTGACATTATTAATACAAAAGTTCTTCGTCCTCAAATAACAGAAACTACTGCTTTGGGTGCTGCTTATTTGGCAGGGCTTGCTGTGGGATTCTGGAAGGATAAAGATGAGATAGCAAATAGATGGAAATTAGAAAGAGAGTTTACTCCTTCAATTTCTGAAGAAGAGAGAAATAAAAAATATATGGGCTGGAAAAAAGCTGTTGAGAGATCAAGAGGCTGGGCTTTATAA
- a CDS encoding MIP/aquaporin family protein gives MYSKKSEFLAEIIGSMMIALFGCGVVASVLIGNNGTAINIHIAWGLAVTFGIYASGKISGAHLNPAVTLALATTGRFQWSKVWYYIVAQMIGFFIGAAIVFAVYYGKWIEVAPNLETTAGVFTTFPAVPGFWPGFIDQVVGTFLLVFLILATGDANNTPAGANLGPIIVGLIIVAIGTSFGFMHGYAINPARDLAPRLFAVAAGFKNNGLTDGTNVWIVPVVGPIVGGVLGAVIYDFTIGKIFAKK, from the coding sequence ATGTATAGTAAGAAATCAGAGTTTTTAGCAGAGATAATAGGTTCTATGATGATAGCTTTATTTGGCTGCGGAGTAGTTGCTTCTGTACTTATAGGTAATAACGGTACAGCTATTAATATACATATAGCTTGGGGGCTAGCTGTAACTTTTGGTATATATGCTTCTGGAAAGATAAGCGGGGCTCATCTTAATCCTGCTGTTACTTTGGCATTAGCTACTACAGGACGTTTTCAATGGTCTAAAGTTTGGTATTATATTGTAGCTCAGATGATAGGCTTCTTTATTGGGGCTGCTATAGTATTTGCTGTTTATTATGGAAAGTGGATAGAAGTTGCCCCTAATCTTGAAACTACAGCCGGAGTATTTACAACTTTCCCAGCCGTACCAGGATTTTGGCCTGGATTTATAGATCAAGTAGTAGGTACATTTCTTTTGGTATTTTTAATTCTTGCTACAGGAGATGCTAATAATACTCCTGCAGGTGCTAATTTAGGACCTATAATAGTTGGTCTTATAATAGTTGCAATAGGTACTTCATTTGGATTTATGCATGGTTATGCTATTAATCCAGCACGTGATTTAGCACCTAGACTTTTTGCTGTTGCAGCAGGATTTAAAAATAACGGACTTACAGACGGCACTAATGTATGGATAGTTCCAGTTGTAGGACCTATAGTAGGCGGAGTTTTAGGAGCTGTTATTTATGACTTTACTATAGGAAAAATATTTGCTAAAAAATAA
- a CDS encoding rubrerythrin family protein gives MDLKKSKTAENLKTAFIGEAMARCKYMYYAEKAREEGMENLALAYEKASRNEQEHGKLWFERYHGILSKDENLKDAIAGETYESEDMYLKFAETAREEGFNDIAILFEHVGKIEEGHKKMFEKYLGENVESINKWQCSKCGYVHNDAIAPKRCPVCEQYRVGGVN, from the coding sequence ATGGATTTAAAAAAATCAAAAACAGCTGAAAACTTAAAGACTGCTTTTATAGGAGAAGCAATGGCAAGGTGCAAATACATGTACTATGCCGAAAAAGCTAGGGAAGAGGGTATGGAAAATTTGGCATTAGCCTATGAGAAAGCCTCCAGAAATGAGCAGGAGCATGGTAAGTTATGGTTTGAACGCTATCATGGTATACTATCAAAAGATGAGAATTTAAAAGACGCTATAGCAGGGGAGACTTATGAATCTGAAGATATGTATTTAAAATTTGCTGAAACTGCAAGAGAAGAAGGATTTAATGATATAGCTATACTTTTTGAGCATGTGGGAAAAATAGAAGAAGGTCATAAAAAGATGTTTGAAAAATATTTAGGAGAAAATGTTGAAAGCATAAACAAATGGCAATGCAGCAAATGCGGATATGTGCATAATGATGCCATTGCTCCAAAAAGATGTCCAGTATGTGAGCAATATAGAGTTGGAGGAGTAAATTAG
- a CDS encoding MFS transporter: MSVLESGISEVKKEENKLLAIIALVLLSFALGTSEFIVIGVLTEIAESFNITEVQAGGLVSMFALAYSVCTPFSAAIAGKFNRFHFIIFASIIFIILNFLCSLAYNYTFLLILRMLIAVISGSLISVSISFSPYVSSKEKRPMVVAWIYSGFSIASIFGVPIGTTLSYNFGWRSSFIFISIFSAVMTILMFVTLPRNTASHKVKLLSQFVLFKDIRFILSTFTILFGAASSYVLYTYLKPIFLDYVHIPNKYISAALLVFGVAVLFSNLLSGKLAEHNGVYRLRFIFIMQFLCMIVLPFALLNYISAAIVILIIGFLMYLMNSPVQLNILDFTEKDYPSCITLASSNNSFSFNFGIALGSFVGSSIFDNFGVRFVGFGGAVLSVLAFFCVVMLYNKNNQ, translated from the coding sequence ATGTCAGTGTTAGAAAGTGGTATATCCGAAGTAAAAAAAGAAGAAAATAAATTATTGGCTATAATAGCATTGGTGCTTTTAAGTTTTGCCTTAGGTACGAGCGAGTTTATAGTCATAGGTGTTTTGACTGAAATAGCAGAGAGTTTTAATATTACCGAAGTTCAAGCAGGAGGACTTGTTTCTATGTTTGCTTTGGCTTATTCTGTATGTACTCCTTTTTCAGCTGCTATAGCAGGTAAGTTCAATAGATTTCATTTTATAATATTTGCAAGTATAATATTTATCATTCTTAATTTTTTATGTTCATTAGCGTATAATTATACATTTCTTCTTATTTTAAGAATGCTTATTGCTGTAATTTCAGGTTCTCTGATATCGGTTTCTATATCTTTTAGCCCGTATGTATCCTCAAAAGAAAAAAGACCTATGGTAGTAGCTTGGATATACTCCGGATTTAGCATAGCTTCTATTTTCGGAGTGCCTATAGGAACAACTTTAAGCTATAATTTCGGCTGGAGGTCTTCTTTTATATTTATTTCTATTTTTAGTGCCGTTATGACTATCTTAATGTTTGTAACTCTTCCAAGAAATACTGCAAGTCATAAGGTTAAACTATTATCCCAATTTGTACTATTTAAAGACATAAGATTTATACTAAGCACTTTTACAATACTTTTCGGAGCTGCTTCTTCATATGTACTATACACTTATTTAAAGCCTATTTTTCTTGATTATGTTCATATACCAAATAAATATATAAGTGCGGCATTGCTTGTTTTTGGCGTTGCTGTTCTTTTCAGTAATTTGCTTTCTGGTAAACTAGCAGAGCATAACGGAGTTTATAGATTAAGATTTATTTTTATAATGCAGTTTTTATGCATGATAGTTCTTCCTTTTGCTTTGCTTAATTATATAAGTGCAGCTATTGTAATACTTATTATAGGTTTTTTAATGTATTTGATGAACTCACCTGTACAGCTTAATATACTTGATTTTACAGAAAAGGATTATCCTTCATGTATTACATTGGCTTCATCAAATAACTCGTTTTCATTTAATTTTGGTATAGCTTTGGGGTCCTTTGTTGGAAGCAGTATATTTGATAATTTCGGGGTAAGGTTTGTAGGTTTTGGAGGTGCTGTATTATCGGTTCTTGCTTTTTTCTGCGTAGTTATGCTTTATAATAAAAATAATCAATAA
- a CDS encoding GDSL-type esterase/lipase family protein: MKKIVCLGDSTTYGYMVSRDKVWTEILNDKFSNNNKDFTFINKGINGDMISGMLARFDRDCVNADTVILMGGVNDIFTCKHVKKIENNLISIVNKSLENNIDIIVFTPIAFIKEAFDFFESNNIEEFDNILKEYVNFINQYTKTNNIKSIDVYNLFVNKILKENHYYDIFFDGVHLSENGHNVFASEIYNYINDILY; encoded by the coding sequence ATGAAAAAAATAGTTTGTTTAGGAGACAGCACCACTTATGGATATATGGTATCAAGAGACAAGGTGTGGACTGAAATATTAAATGATAAATTCAGTAATAATAACAAAGACTTTACTTTTATTAATAAAGGCATTAATGGTGATATGATATCTGGTATGCTTGCTCGTTTTGACAGAGACTGTGTAAATGCTGATACTGTAATTTTGATGGGAGGAGTGAATGATATATTTACATGCAAACATGTAAAAAAAATAGAAAATAATTTAATAAGCATAGTTAATAAATCTTTAGAAAATAATATTGATATAATAGTATTTACTCCGATTGCTTTTATTAAGGAAGCATTTGATTTTTTTGAGTCAAATAACATAGAAGAGTTTGATAATATTCTAAAAGAGTATGTTAATTTTATCAATCAATATACAAAAACAAATAATATAAAAAGCATAGATGTTTATAATTTATTTGTGAATAAAATATTAAAAGAAAATCATTATTATGATATATTTTTTGACGGAGTTCATTTAAGCGAAAACGGACATAATGTATTTGCTTCTGAAATTTATAATTATATTAATGATATTTTATACTAA
- a CDS encoding cell division protein FtsQ/DivIB: MKDTKESRLKRKLKKNKLTDKQKSLIKRIIAIFVLIIIILALVLIVNKARILRVEIRGLKRLNAMDIMEEAELSKYNNTSLFNIPKKDITSDIEKNVRIKVENIKTSFPDLLIINVDERDTLFLLESSRGIYEITDDGYIIKNGNIYNYDVPYITGLSITQNSDKIEDEYAKYLASVIYELKKNHNEIYNLISEINAYGDDLILYPRGYHVQVILEKYVKAEKFVDLAAVLKTVQYQGNQTKRIDFRFKEAIIN; this comes from the coding sequence ATGAAAGATACTAAAGAAAGCAGACTTAAAAGAAAGTTAAAAAAAAATAAGCTTACCGATAAGCAGAAAAGTTTAATAAAAAGAATAATAGCTATTTTTGTACTTATCATTATAATATTAGCCTTAGTTCTTATTGTAAATAAGGCTAGAATTCTTCGTGTAGAGATAAGGGGATTAAAAAGATTAAATGCTATGGATATAATGGAAGAGGCTGAATTATCAAAATACAATAATACAAGTCTATTCAATATACCAAAAAAAGATATAACTTCTGATATAGAAAAAAATGTAAGAATTAAAGTAGAAAATATAAAGACCTCATTTCCGGATTTGCTTATTATCAATGTAGATGAAAGAGACACTTTATTTTTACTTGAATCAAGCAGAGGAATATATGAGATAACAGATGACGGATATATTATAAAAAACGGAAATATTTATAATTATGATGTTCCTTATATCACTGGTTTAAGCATTACTCAAAACAGTGATAAAATAGAAGATGAGTACGCCAAGTATTTAGCATCTGTAATTTATGAGCTTAAAAAGAATCACAATGAAATATACAATTTAATATCTGAGATTAATGCTTACGGAGATGATCTTATACTTTACCCTAGGGGATATCATGTACAGGTGATATTAGAAAAGTATGTGAAAGCTGAAAAGTTTGTTGATTTGGCTGCTGTATTAAAGACTGTACAGTATCAGGGCAATCAGACAAAAAGAATTGATTTCAGATTTAAAGAGGCTATTATTAATTAA
- the metG gene encoding methionine--tRNA ligase — protein MTDKKFYITTPIYYPSDYLHIGHCYCTIAADTMARYKKIMGYDVYFLTGTDEHGEKIARKAEAADTTPKAYVDNIVNATKELWKRLHIDYSHYIRTTDDYHERRVQKIFKILYDKGYIYKGAYKGLYCVSDEAFFTESQVVKKDDGKFYCPDCEKELEYKEEECYYLKLSEYGQWLIDYYKDHPEFLEPKERQNEMLKNFLLPGLEDLAVTRKGLQWGIPCPVDSEHSIYVWIDALSNYITALGYPEDGEDDLYKKYWSCDVHFVGKEIVRFHAVIWPIMLKMLDIPLPKKVFGHGWVLFDDGKKMSKSRGNVVDPNTLIDKYGVDALRYFLMREINFGSDGYYSQELFLKRINSDLANDYGNLWHRITTMLGKYFNGVLPDEAESVFGDREKELKKMVLTLDANVESALDSFKFHEALSYIWEVIRMTNKYVEESAPWNLAKDEAKKDHLANVMYISFQVYYIVTAYLQIFFVETPKKVFNRLGLGDSVSLESAKKWGSLKAGTKIEKGEPLFNRYDIEKEIGVSMEDNKKQINPPKEDKHKANIEKEDFEKLELLTAKILVAEKVENADKLLKFVLDIGGGEQRVVVSSIAEYYKPEDMVGKTVLYLANLKPKKFRGVTSHGMLLLADNGETLSLMKPEKDFGAGCSVN, from the coding sequence ATGACAGATAAAAAGTTTTATATTACAACTCCTATATACTATCCTTCAGATTATTTGCATATCGGTCATTGCTACTGTACTATAGCAGCAGATACTATGGCTAGATATAAAAAAATAATGGGATATGATGTTTATTTTTTAACAGGTACTGATGAACATGGTGAAAAAATTGCAAGAAAAGCTGAAGCAGCAGATACTACTCCTAAAGCTTATGTTGATAATATTGTTAATGCCACCAAAGAGTTATGGAAAAGACTTCATATTGATTACAGTCATTATATAAGAACTACTGATGATTATCATGAAAGAAGAGTTCAGAAAATATTTAAAATACTTTATGATAAGGGATATATTTATAAAGGGGCTTATAAGGGGCTTTATTGTGTAAGCGATGAGGCATTTTTTACAGAAAGTCAGGTAGTAAAAAAAGATGATGGTAAGTTCTATTGTCCGGACTGCGAAAAAGAATTAGAGTATAAAGAAGAAGAATGCTACTATCTTAAACTTTCAGAATATGGACAATGGTTAATAGATTATTATAAAGATCACCCCGAGTTTTTAGAGCCTAAAGAAAGACAAAATGAAATGCTTAAAAACTTTTTACTTCCCGGATTAGAGGATTTGGCTGTTACAAGAAAAGGGCTTCAGTGGGGAATACCTTGTCCTGTTGACAGTGAGCATAGTATATATGTATGGATTGATGCTTTATCAAATTATATTACTGCTTTAGGATATCCGGAAGACGGAGAAGATGATTTATATAAAAAATATTGGTCTTGTGATGTGCATTTTGTAGGAAAGGAAATAGTGCGTTTCCATGCTGTTATATGGCCTATAATGCTTAAAATGCTTGATATACCGCTTCCTAAAAAAGTATTTGGTCATGGCTGGGTGCTTTTTGATGACGGAAAGAAAATGAGTAAAAGCAGGGGAAATGTTGTTGATCCTAATACTTTAATAGATAAATACGGCGTTGATGCTTTAAGATATTTTCTTATGAGAGAGATTAATTTCGGTTCTGACGGATATTATTCTCAGGAGCTTTTCTTAAAGAGAATAAATAGCGATTTAGCTAATGATTATGGTAATTTATGGCATAGAATAACTACTATGCTTGGAAAATATTTTAATGGGGTGCTTCCAGATGAGGCTGAGAGTGTATTTGGAGATAGAGAAAAAGAGCTTAAAAAAATGGTTCTTACACTTGATGCCAATGTGGAGTCCGCATTAGATAGTTTTAAATTTCATGAGGCATTGTCATATATTTGGGAGGTTATAAGAATGACCAACAAATATGTAGAAGAGAGTGCTCCTTGGAATTTGGCTAAAGATGAAGCTAAAAAAGATCATTTAGCTAATGTAATGTATATATCTTTCCAAGTATACTATATAGTAACGGCTTATTTACAGATATTCTTTGTAGAAACTCCTAAAAAAGTATTTAACAGATTAGGATTAGGAGATAGTGTTTCTTTGGAAAGTGCTAAGAAATGGGGTTCTTTAAAAGCTGGAACAAAAATAGAAAAGGGAGAGCCTTTATTTAATAGATACGACATAGAAAAAGAAATAGGGGTAAGTATGGAAGATAATAAAAAACAAATTAATCCTCCTAAAGAAGATAAACATAAAGCTAATATAGAAAAAGAAGATTTTGAAAAACTTGAACTTCTTACAGCTAAAATATTAGTTGCAGAAAAGGTTGAAAATGCTGATAAGCTTTTAAAATTTGTGCTTGATATTGGAGGAGGCGAGCAGAGAGTAGTTGTATCTTCTATAGCAGAGTATTATAAGCCTGAAGATATGGTTGGTAAAACAGTTCTTTATTTGGCAAATTTAAAGCCTAAAAAGTTTAGAGGGGTTACTTCTCATGGTATGCTTCTTTTGGCTGATAATGGAGAGACCCTTTCTCTTATGAAGCCGGAAAAAGATTTTGGAGCAGGCTGTTCAGTTAATTAA